From the genome of Parazoarcus communis, one region includes:
- a CDS encoding alcohol dehydrogenase catalytic domain-containing protein: protein MAMMKAARLHEIGGKFVLDEVPVPAPGKHDVLVKVEACGVIPNLRNVVTHFPTWYPFLPLPALPAIFGLDAAGTIAAVGEGVTSFKVGERVYVNPGVGCGECRHCKRGEPTRCDAYTFMGYFGFGKDSQRIFEKYPYAGYAEYTTAPAANLVRLPYSLKSADAARFGYLGTAYSAIRKSGLRPGQDILILGATGTLGVGAVLLALAFGASRVVVVARDAAALGRLVALDPQRVIAITLGEGSIHEQVRGRIPDGVDVMLDTLGAKAPAELSVDAMQAVIRGGRIIQIGGVAGPIPIDPHPFMCAQLQYIGSLWFTPAEGDEMASMIAAGSVDLGLLESRPFGLDQLNEALDEIEANGNGFANFHIRVQ from the coding sequence ATGGCGATGATGAAGGCGGCCCGGTTGCATGAAATCGGCGGAAAGTTCGTGCTTGACGAGGTGCCGGTTCCCGCACCCGGAAAACACGATGTGCTGGTCAAGGTCGAGGCCTGTGGAGTGATCCCGAACCTCAGGAACGTTGTGACGCATTTCCCGACCTGGTATCCGTTCCTGCCGCTTCCCGCATTGCCCGCCATCTTCGGGCTCGACGCGGCCGGAACGATCGCCGCGGTTGGCGAGGGCGTGACCTCGTTCAAGGTGGGCGAACGGGTCTATGTGAATCCGGGTGTCGGATGTGGTGAGTGCCGTCATTGCAAGCGTGGCGAGCCGACGCGGTGCGATGCTTACACCTTCATGGGCTACTTCGGCTTCGGGAAGGACTCGCAGCGCATCTTCGAGAAGTATCCGTATGCGGGTTACGCGGAGTACACCACCGCGCCTGCTGCAAACCTGGTGCGTCTGCCCTATAGTCTGAAGAGTGCGGACGCTGCACGTTTTGGCTATCTTGGTACTGCGTACTCAGCCATCCGCAAGTCCGGGCTGAGGCCGGGGCAGGACATTCTCATTCTCGGTGCGACGGGGACGCTGGGCGTTGGCGCAGTGCTGCTTGCGCTGGCATTCGGTGCGTCCCGTGTGGTCGTGGTTGCGCGCGACGCGGCAGCACTCGGCAGGCTCGTCGCACTCGATCCGCAACGGGTCATCGCGATCACGCTCGGCGAAGGCAGCATCCATGAGCAGGTCCGTGGCCGGATCCCGGACGGGGTCGACGTGATGCTCGATACGCTCGGCGCCAAGGCGCCCGCCGAACTCTCGGTCGACGCCATGCAGGCCGTCATCCGGGGGGGACGCATCATCCAGATTGGCGGTGTTGCCGGCCCGATTCCGATCGATCCGCACCCGTTCATGTGCGCCCAGCTGCAATACATCGGCTCGCTCTGGTTTACCCCGGCAGAGGGTGACGAGATGGCCAGCATGATTGCCGCGGGTAGCGTCGATCTCGGCCTGCTCGAATCGCGCCCGTTCGGCCTCGACCAGCTCAATGAAGCACTTGATGAGATCGAGGCGAACGGCAACGGTTTCGCCAACTTCCACATTCGCGTGCAGTAG
- a CDS encoding cupin domain-containing protein, which yields MQGNRVVTGHNASGKAEVVLSGPVPGSSEFEHTPGFSAAVVWQTTAEPKIAARASDPVLGLESVMPMVGGTTAMLVTFPPDSLSAGPDFDPEKAGAEFAQRLPGLVDTFEADGSGYHQTDTIDYGVVIDGEIWLDLGEGEEKRLGKGDVVVQVGTRHAWRNRGTEPARIFFVLMGARR from the coding sequence ATGCAGGGAAATCGTGTTGTAACTGGTCACAACGCCAGCGGAAAGGCAGAAGTCGTCCTCTCGGGGCCGGTGCCGGGCAGTAGCGAGTTCGAGCACACGCCGGGCTTCTCGGCTGCAGTCGTGTGGCAGACCACTGCGGAGCCGAAAATCGCCGCCCGCGCGTCTGATCCGGTGCTCGGACTCGAGTCCGTCATGCCGATGGTGGGCGGGACGACCGCAATGCTTGTCACCTTTCCGCCGGACAGCCTGTCTGCGGGCCCTGATTTCGATCCGGAGAAGGCCGGCGCCGAGTTCGCGCAGCGTCTGCCCGGTCTCGTGGACACCTTCGAGGCGGATGGATCGGGCTATCACCAGACCGACACGATCGACTACGGTGTGGTCATCGACGGCGAAATCTGGCTGGACCTTGGCGAAGGTGAAGAGAAGCGCCTGGGCAAGGGAGATGTTGTTGTCCAGGTCGGCACCCGGCACGCATGGCGAAATCGGGGTACCGAACCTGCGCGCATCTTCTTCGTGCTGATGGGCGCGCGCCGCTAA
- a CDS encoding GntR family transcriptional regulator: protein MSSTPPATLIETAYRAIRRNIVLGVHAPGEKMRVEHLKTQYKMSSGTLREALGLLVSDALVVAQGQRGFTVAPMSVADLEDLVYLRALVETEAARQSVANGNDDWEARLVSSFHRLTRAEERLGARTAEVYEEWERRNFEFHEALVAAAPSGRLLNLRAKLHLQAERYRRLSALDGPRPRDVHNEHEQIFELAMQRNADALVDLLRRHLQRPVDVILNSRLLDRSQADTGRAA, encoded by the coding sequence ATGTCTTCCACGCCGCCCGCCACCCTGATCGAAACGGCCTATCGTGCGATCCGGCGAAATATCGTGCTTGGCGTCCACGCCCCCGGCGAGAAGATGCGGGTGGAACATCTCAAGACACAGTACAAGATGAGTTCCGGCACCCTGCGCGAAGCCCTGGGCCTGCTCGTTTCCGATGCGCTGGTCGTTGCTCAGGGGCAGAGAGGATTCACGGTTGCACCGATGTCGGTGGCCGACCTCGAAGACCTGGTGTACCTGCGCGCACTGGTCGAGACCGAGGCTGCACGTCAGAGCGTGGCAAACGGGAACGATGACTGGGAGGCCAGGCTGGTGAGCAGCTTTCACCGGCTGACGCGCGCAGAGGAGCGCCTGGGCGCACGGACGGCCGAAGTCTACGAGGAGTGGGAGCGGCGCAATTTCGAGTTCCACGAGGCGCTCGTTGCCGCTGCGCCATCCGGTCGCCTGCTCAACCTGCGTGCAAAGCTGCATCTGCAGGCGGAGCGCTATCGCAGGCTGTCGGCGCTGGACGGTCCGCGCCCGCGGGATGTACACAACGAACACGAACAGATCTTCGAGCTCGCCATGCAAAGGAATGCTGACGCTTTGGTCGATTTGCTGCGCAGACATCTGCAGCGTCCGGTCGATGTCATTCTGAACAGCAGACTGCTCGACCGTTCGCAGGCGGACACCGGCAGAGCGGCCTGA
- a CDS encoding alpha/beta fold hydrolase has translation MSESNPEIGQSIDVGGIRTNYHDLGAGFPLLMIHGSGPGVSGYVNWRTVMNPLAADRRVIIPDMVGFGFTDRPEGQRYDVDTWVDQAIGLLDALGIAQADIVGNSFGGALALKIAIRHPSRLRRIVLMGSAGIDFPLTEGLDAVWGYEPSLANMRKLLDIFAFDRSLVNDDLARLRYQASIQPGFQESFSAMFPSPRQRWVEALASDEAQIRAIPHEVLVIHGREDQVIPLESSVRLTGLIARAQLHVFGRCGHWTQIEQAARFTRLVQDFLGEAAANEPLVQVSAAEAALA, from the coding sequence ATGAGTGAGAGCAACCCGGAGATCGGCCAAAGTATCGACGTAGGGGGAATCAGAACCAACTACCATGATCTGGGTGCGGGTTTCCCATTGTTGATGATTCACGGCTCGGGGCCGGGCGTCAGTGGCTACGTCAATTGGCGCACGGTGATGAATCCCCTTGCCGCAGACCGTCGGGTGATCATTCCCGATATGGTCGGATTCGGTTTTACCGATCGCCCCGAGGGGCAGCGGTACGACGTCGACACATGGGTCGACCAGGCGATCGGTCTGCTCGATGCACTCGGTATCGCCCAGGCGGACATCGTGGGCAACTCGTTCGGCGGTGCGCTCGCCCTCAAGATCGCGATTCGGCACCCCTCACGCTTGCGTCGGATCGTGCTCATGGGGAGTGCAGGCATCGACTTTCCCCTCACCGAGGGACTCGACGCCGTCTGGGGGTATGAGCCGTCGCTTGCCAACATGCGCAAGTTGCTCGACATCTTTGCCTTCGACCGCAGCCTGGTGAACGACGACCTTGCCCGGTTGCGCTACCAGGCCAGCATTCAGCCCGGATTCCAGGAATCGTTCTCGGCCATGTTCCCGTCGCCCCGCCAGCGCTGGGTGGAGGCGCTGGCCAGCGACGAAGCGCAGATCCGCGCCATACCGCACGAGGTACTGGTGATTCACGGGCGCGAGGACCAGGTGATTCCGCTGGAGAGCTCAGTGCGTCTGACCGGCTTGATCGCACGTGCGCAGTTGCATGTGTTCGGGCGTTGTGGGCACTGGACGCAGATCGAACAAGCGGCTCGCTTCACCCGGTTGGTGCAGGATTTTCTGGGCGAGGCGGCAGCCAACGAGCCGCTCGTCCAGGTGAGCGCTGCCGAGGCCGCACTGGCCTGA
- a CDS encoding lipocalin-like domain-containing protein codes for MKNESIEGRWNIVSWRQEYDDGRKVFPFGEQIEGFIQYGEGNMFCVLSKKPRRAFTTGGQWDAADSEKAAAYNEYLTYAGRYEFDGETVSHLIDLCIFPNWQGSVQRRKVMRTGPDEMTLVARIEDGTPEARTAVLAWRRACA; via the coding sequence TTGAAGAACGAAAGTATTGAAGGGCGCTGGAACATCGTCTCGTGGCGTCAGGAGTACGACGATGGACGCAAGGTCTTCCCCTTTGGAGAGCAGATCGAAGGCTTCATCCAGTACGGGGAGGGAAACATGTTCTGCGTGCTGTCGAAGAAGCCGCGGCGGGCGTTTACCACCGGCGGTCAGTGGGATGCGGCCGACAGTGAAAAGGCTGCGGCCTATAACGAATACCTGACTTACGCCGGCCGCTACGAGTTCGACGGCGAAACCGTGAGCCATCTCATCGATCTGTGCATTTTTCCTAACTGGCAGGGAAGCGTGCAGCGCCGCAAGGTGATGCGTACTGGGCCAGATGAAATGACCCTGGTCGCCAGAATCGAGGATGGCACCCCCGAGGCGAGGACGGCCGTGCTCGCCTGGCGGCGTGCGTGTGCTTGA
- a CDS encoding VOC family protein, translating into MGQVKRLAYIQIEATDLEAWSAFAGGVMGCEIVPGTPPGDLRLRVDDRPWRIQVTEGPRNDIVVVGLEVDCGEDLAAIRTRLADAGIDVHAGSTEACEARGVRELLCFRDPAGMEVELSYGSLMRPQQPFKSPLAHGGFVTGDQGLGHVMLVVENVAEVHRFYCELLGFVTSDFVATDNYGGQKGSFVFMRCNQRHHSLAIGYLPLGRRLGHLMLQVREFDDVGRTLDRVHQSPFRQTRALGRHINDRMFSFYVESPSGVQIECGWGGLEVEEGDLEVKTYDVTSAWGHQHLLPK; encoded by the coding sequence ATGGGACAGGTGAAACGGCTGGCTTATATCCAGATCGAGGCCACGGATCTTGAAGCGTGGAGCGCTTTCGCCGGCGGCGTGATGGGGTGCGAAATCGTTCCGGGTACCCCCCCCGGCGATCTGCGGCTCAGGGTCGATGATCGTCCGTGGCGGATACAGGTTACCGAGGGGCCGCGCAACGACATTGTTGTTGTAGGGCTGGAGGTCGATTGTGGTGAAGATCTCGCGGCCATCCGCACGCGCCTCGCCGATGCCGGAATCGACGTACATGCAGGGAGCACCGAGGCCTGCGAGGCACGCGGTGTCCGCGAACTGCTGTGCTTCCGCGATCCGGCAGGTATGGAAGTGGAACTGTCCTACGGTTCCCTGATGCGCCCGCAGCAGCCCTTCAAGTCGCCGTTGGCGCATGGCGGCTTCGTCACCGGGGACCAGGGACTGGGCCACGTGATGCTGGTGGTGGAGAACGTTGCCGAGGTGCATCGCTTCTATTGCGAATTGCTGGGTTTCGTTACCAGCGACTTCGTGGCCACTGACAACTACGGCGGGCAGAAAGGCAGTTTTGTGTTCATGCGCTGCAATCAGCGCCATCACTCTTTAGCAATAGGTTATCTTCCCCTTGGGCGACGGCTCGGACACCTGATGCTCCAGGTGCGGGAGTTCGACGATGTAGGCCGTACCCTCGACAGAGTGCATCAGAGCCCGTTCCGTCAGACCCGCGCGTTGGGACGACATATCAATGACCGGATGTTTTCGTTCTATGTCGAAAGTCCATCAGGAGTGCAAATCGAATGTGGTTGGGGTGGGCTGGAGGTGGAAGAGGGCGATCTTGAGGTCAAGACCTACGATGTGACCAGCGCGTGGGGGCACCAACACCTGTTGCCGAAGTGA
- a CDS encoding AraC family transcriptional regulator, producing MQLQGLAYDRNTVVEMGSFERFQTRDLEEARSWGTRVFCENNLRSLDSRKPVNARMYYRRMNGIGVGRMSYGGEVTIEPGVLDSFYLIQMPLCGSERIECAGETTHSSAGTGSVLSAHRPVRIRHAERTEKLILRVDRDLLERHCRQHLGGNLPDRIEFDTAMQLETGAGQRWMRTMHWLLETLKSEPDPLSPLLSAQIEQMVVTMLLVCQGNTCTRALCEDSRTVAPAFIRRTEQFIEERAHEPITVGDMAEHVGVSTRSLFTGFRKYRNTSPMLFLKEVRLTRVREQLLRSETGRTTVTAVAYQWGFGHLGHFTTDYKRRFGESPSETLAR from the coding sequence ATGCAATTGCAAGGTTTGGCATACGACCGCAATACCGTTGTGGAAATGGGTAGCTTCGAACGTTTTCAGACGCGCGACCTGGAAGAGGCACGAAGCTGGGGGACGCGAGTGTTCTGCGAGAACAATCTGCGTAGCCTGGATTCCCGGAAGCCCGTCAATGCGCGCATGTATTACCGTCGCATGAACGGTATCGGCGTAGGACGCATGAGCTACGGTGGAGAAGTCACCATCGAGCCTGGCGTACTCGACTCCTTTTATCTGATTCAGATGCCGCTGTGTGGTTCGGAGCGCATTGAGTGCGCCGGTGAAACCACTCATAGCTCGGCCGGCACGGGTTCGGTGCTCAGCGCGCATCGTCCCGTGCGCATCCGCCATGCCGAGCGCACGGAGAAGCTGATCCTGAGGGTCGATCGCGACCTGCTCGAAAGGCATTGCCGGCAGCATCTGGGGGGCAATCTGCCCGATCGCATCGAGTTCGACACGGCGATGCAGCTGGAAACCGGTGCGGGTCAGCGCTGGATGCGCACGATGCACTGGCTGCTCGAAACTCTGAAGTCCGAGCCTGATCCGCTGTCGCCGCTTTTGTCGGCCCAGATCGAACAGATGGTCGTGACCATGTTGCTCGTGTGCCAGGGCAACACCTGTACTCGCGCGCTGTGCGAGGATTCACGCACCGTTGCGCCCGCCTTCATCCGTCGCACCGAGCAGTTCATCGAAGAGCGTGCCCACGAACCGATCACCGTCGGAGACATGGCGGAGCATGTCGGGGTCAGCACGCGCTCCCTGTTTACCGGTTTCCGCAAGTACCGCAATACCTCGCCGATGCTATTCCTGAAGGAAGTCCGGCTCACTCGTGTGCGTGAACAATTGCTGCGCAGCGAGACCGGGCGTACCACGGTGACTGCGGTCGCGTATCAATGGGGCTTTGGGCATCTCGGCCACTTCACGACCGACTACAAGCGCCGTTTCGGCGAAAGTCCATCCGAGACGCTTGCGCGTTAA